From the Ruania alkalisoli genome, one window contains:
- a CDS encoding ABC transporter permease, with translation MVHTGLGTASASPPQVATRGLGASPSPRRHSGGRRGRLRRSVRRHWQLYLLVIPPLLYFLIFQYVPMANAIIAFKDFNVVEGIWGSPWAGLEYFERFFSNPMFTTVVSNTFLLSLYALIASFPIPIILALALNEIRARFFKRTVQMVTYAPYFISTVVVVSMAILILSPRIGLASDLTGFFGLPATDYLAQPDFFRHVYVWSEVWQTAGYSAVIYLAALAGVDPGLYEAAKVDGANRLQKIWHVDLPSITPTIVVVLILSVGSIMAVGFEKAFLLQNPLNLSQSEIIATYTYKIGIQNADFSLATAIGLFNSVINLVLLVAVNIVAKRVTGKGLW, from the coding sequence GTGGTGCACACCGGTCTGGGTACAGCCAGCGCGTCGCCACCCCAGGTCGCGACGCGGGGGCTGGGCGCATCGCCCTCGCCGCGCCGTCACTCTGGTGGTCGCCGTGGGCGGCTGCGCCGGTCCGTCCGGCGCCACTGGCAGCTCTATCTGCTCGTCATCCCCCCGCTGCTGTACTTCCTGATCTTCCAGTACGTGCCGATGGCGAACGCGATCATCGCGTTCAAGGACTTCAACGTCGTCGAGGGCATCTGGGGATCGCCGTGGGCGGGACTGGAGTACTTCGAGCGGTTCTTCTCCAACCCCATGTTCACCACCGTGGTGAGCAACACCTTCCTGCTGAGCCTGTACGCGTTGATCGCGAGCTTCCCGATCCCGATCATCCTGGCCCTCGCTCTGAACGAGATCCGGGCGCGGTTCTTCAAGCGCACCGTGCAGATGGTCACCTACGCGCCCTACTTCATCTCGACGGTGGTCGTGGTCTCGATGGCGATCCTGATCCTCTCGCCGCGGATCGGCCTGGCCAGCGACCTGACCGGCTTCTTCGGTCTGCCGGCCACCGACTACCTTGCCCAGCCGGACTTCTTCCGGCACGTCTATGTCTGGTCCGAGGTGTGGCAGACGGCCGGGTACTCCGCCGTCATCTATCTCGCCGCCCTCGCCGGGGTCGATCCGGGGCTCTACGAGGCGGCGAAAGTCGACGGAGCGAACCGGCTCCAGAAGATCTGGCACGTCGACCTGCCGAGCATCACCCCGACCATCGTCGTGGTGCTGATCCTCTCGGTCGGCTCCATCATGGCGGTCGGCTTCGAGAAGGCGTTCCTGCTGCAGAACCCGCTGAACCTCTCGCAGTCGGAGATCATCGCCACCTACACCTACAAGATCGGCATCCAGAACGCCGACTTCAGCCTGGCCACCGCGATCGGGTTGTTCAACTCCGTCATC
- a CDS encoding glycoside hydrolase N-terminal domain-containing protein, producing MTDPRVHQLSFTSAASEWVEALPLGSGRLGAMVFGGAVQELRSDHHTAQKVIVRYRSISQEIELHPGQPVHLTAEETRS from the coding sequence GTGACGGATCCCCGCGTTCACCAGCTCTCGTTCACCAGCGCCGCGTCCGAGTGGGTCGAAGCGCTGCCCCTCGGTAGCGGCAGGCTGGGCGCGATGGTGTTCGGCGGGGCAGTCCAGGAGCTTCGTTCCGACCATCACACCGCGCAGAAGGTGATCGTCCGATACCGGTCGATCTCCCAGGAGATCGAGCTTCATCCGGGCCAGCCGGTGCACCTGACCGCCGAGGAGACCCGCTCATGA
- a CDS encoding CaiB/BaiF CoA transferase family protein, translated as MTASTSIDPLEGFLVLDFSQFLAGPVAALRLADLGARVIKIERPGTGDIGRGLAFAGARAGSDTVSFHAMNRGKESLAADLKNPDDLAIVRRLVEQADVVVENFRPGVMERLGLDYETVRATNPGVVYGSITGYGEEGPWRDRPGQDLLAQSIAGVPWLQADPEPSPMGIAIADHLASCHLAHGITALLLRRTRTGVGGHVRTSLLEAMVDLQFEMLSVRLTEPAALSQPVRGPHSAHSYLPAPYGVYPTADGYLSIAMNPVPRIGELLGIAELVEMTDPQTWWEQRSHIETLIADRLRTGTTEAWLMILDQADIWCAPLHTVDELVEHEGFRQIDMVQTLDRAEADGSRTEVTTTRMPLRFDGVRPRSAAAAPSLGADSERLRAELNPCVTERIAEQAS; from the coding sequence ATGACCGCATCCACCTCCATCGACCCGCTCGAGGGCTTCCTCGTGCTCGACTTCAGCCAGTTCCTGGCGGGGCCTGTGGCCGCGCTGCGGCTCGCCGACCTCGGCGCACGGGTGATCAAGATCGAGCGACCCGGCACCGGGGACATCGGCCGTGGCCTCGCCTTCGCGGGAGCGCGCGCCGGCAGCGACACGGTCTCCTTCCACGCGATGAACCGCGGCAAGGAGAGCCTCGCTGCCGACTTGAAGAACCCCGACGACCTGGCGATCGTCCGCCGCCTCGTGGAGCAAGCAGACGTCGTCGTGGAGAACTTCCGCCCCGGGGTCATGGAGCGGTTGGGCCTGGACTACGAGACCGTTCGCGCGACCAACCCCGGCGTCGTCTACGGCTCGATCACCGGCTACGGCGAGGAGGGGCCCTGGCGGGACCGCCCTGGTCAGGACCTGCTCGCGCAGTCGATCGCCGGCGTGCCCTGGCTGCAAGCCGATCCCGAGCCGAGCCCAATGGGGATCGCCATTGCGGATCACCTCGCCTCCTGCCACCTGGCGCACGGGATCACGGCCCTGCTGCTGCGGCGCACCCGTACCGGAGTCGGCGGCCATGTGCGCACATCGCTGCTGGAGGCGATGGTCGACCTGCAGTTCGAGATGCTCTCGGTGCGCCTGACCGAACCGGCGGCGCTGAGCCAGCCCGTCCGTGGCCCCCACAGCGCACATAGTTACCTGCCCGCCCCGTACGGGGTCTACCCGACGGCGGACGGTTACCTCTCCATCGCGATGAACCCGGTGCCTCGCATCGGTGAGCTGCTCGGCATCGCCGAGCTGGTGGAGATGACCGACCCGCAGACCTGGTGGGAGCAGCGCTCCCACATCGAGACGCTGATCGCGGACCGGCTGCGCACCGGCACCACCGAGGCGTGGCTGATGATCCTGGATCAGGCCGACATCTGGTGTGCACCGCTGCATACCGTGGACGAACTGGTCGAACACGAGGGCTTCCGGCAGATCGACATGGTGCAGACCCTCGACCGCGCCGAGGCGGACGGCTCCCGCACCGAGGTCACCACCACCCGGATGCCGCTTCGGTTCGATGGCGTCCGCCCCCGCTCGGCGGCCGCCGCACCCTCCCTCGGCGCCGACAGCGAGCGCCTGCGGGCTGAGCTCAACCCCTGTGTCACCGAGCGGATCGCGGAGCAGGCGTCATGA
- a CDS encoding extracellular solute-binding protein, which yields MTLTLRGMTWDHERGFDSIVAASSAYRSRAYAETGADVEIIWERRSLQAFADQGLESMAAEFDLLVIDHPHIPHAAHAGLLAPLPDGEGPAAFVGRSYETYRWQGAQYGMAIDAAAQVAAYRPDLLPEPPRTWPDVLELARDAVVLWPCKPIDAFASTFTLTSAVQGEDAGQRGRFGDPDAFAEAWETLGRLRDLVPEECLAENPIEVAERLAGSDRWCYVPLLYGYSNYARPGFRDRRLAWTDIPQSGGEPRGSMLGGAGLSVSARSEHRAEAVTFATWAGTGDVQRGVYAHAGGQPGHVAAWEDRQLDELTAGFFTGTRRTLELASLRPQHPRYMDVQNAACARVHRALVQREGAAVLLADLDEMFATLGDQHAGD from the coding sequence ATGACACTCACGCTGCGCGGGATGACCTGGGACCATGAGCGCGGGTTCGACAGCATCGTGGCGGCATCGTCGGCGTATCGTTCCCGGGCCTACGCCGAGACCGGGGCTGATGTGGAGATCATCTGGGAGCGCCGCTCACTGCAGGCGTTCGCCGACCAGGGCTTGGAGTCCATGGCGGCGGAGTTCGACCTGCTCGTCATCGACCACCCGCACATCCCGCACGCTGCCCATGCCGGGCTGCTCGCCCCGCTTCCCGACGGCGAGGGGCCGGCCGCCTTCGTCGGCCGCAGCTACGAGACCTACCGTTGGCAGGGCGCCCAGTACGGGATGGCCATCGACGCCGCGGCGCAGGTGGCGGCCTACCGGCCGGACCTGTTGCCCGAGCCACCACGCACCTGGCCGGACGTGCTGGAACTGGCGAGGGACGCCGTCGTGCTGTGGCCGTGCAAACCCATCGATGCGTTCGCCTCGACCTTCACGCTGACGTCCGCCGTGCAGGGTGAGGACGCCGGGCAACGCGGCCGCTTCGGTGATCCGGATGCCTTCGCCGAGGCGTGGGAGACGTTGGGGCGTTTGCGCGACCTCGTGCCCGAGGAGTGCTTGGCCGAGAATCCGATCGAGGTCGCCGAGCGACTCGCGGGCAGTGACCGGTGGTGCTATGTCCCGCTGCTGTACGGCTACAGCAACTACGCCCGGCCGGGCTTCCGCGACCGCCGGCTGGCCTGGACCGACATTCCGCAGTCCGGCGGCGAGCCCCGCGGTTCGATGCTCGGTGGTGCCGGGTTGTCGGTCTCGGCGCGCAGCGAACATCGGGCCGAGGCGGTGACCTTCGCCACCTGGGCCGGTACCGGGGACGTTCAGCGTGGTGTGTACGCCCACGCCGGCGGCCAGCCCGGGCACGTGGCCGCCTGGGAGGACCGGCAGCTGGACGAACTCACTGCCGGGTTCTTCACCGGCACCCGCCGCACGCTGGAGCTGGCCAGCCTGCGCCCACAGCATCCCCGGTACATGGACGTGCAGAACGCGGCGTGCGCCCGGGTGCACCGGGCGCTGGTGCAGCGCGAGGGGGCCGCCGTCCTGCTGGCGGATCTGGACGAGATGTTCGCAACGTTGGGAGACCAGCATGCAGGTGATTGA
- a CDS encoding MaoC family dehydratase, translating to MQVIDRYFEDFAVGEIRRTLGRTVTEADVVLHAGQSGDFFPHHMDERWCVEEAGLGGRIAHGTLIIAIAVGMTAGDVNPQAMSYGYDRIRFIKPVLIGDTITVTAQITEVTDHPRRPELGRVDELVTVTNQRGDTVLSLVHLYVVTKRGSE from the coding sequence ATGCAGGTGATTGACAGGTACTTCGAGGACTTCGCCGTCGGTGAGATCCGCCGCACGCTCGGACGCACGGTCACCGAGGCGGACGTGGTCCTGCACGCCGGTCAATCCGGCGACTTCTTCCCGCACCACATGGATGAGCGCTGGTGCGTGGAGGAAGCGGGCCTGGGCGGCCGTATCGCGCACGGCACGCTGATCATCGCGATCGCCGTCGGGATGACCGCCGGGGACGTGAACCCGCAGGCGATGAGCTACGGCTACGACCGGATTCGGTTCATCAAGCCGGTGCTGATCGGGGACACCATCACCGTCACCGCACAGATCACTGAGGTCACCGATCATCCGCGACGCCCGGAGCTGGGCCGGGTGGACGAACTGGTGACGGTGACCAACCAGCGGGGCGATACGGTGCTGTCGTTGGTGCACCTGTACGTCGTGACGAAGCGAGGGTCTGAGTAG
- a CDS encoding amidohydrolase family protein: MFDAHLHVWDHARSSYGWLTGAPEILRRDHLIEEARGALMPWGVDRAVLVQADETMAETDYLLDLVAADPLVVGAVVYLPLEDPATVAEQMAASRPGVVGVRNLTHDRPDPDWILGADQRRSLELIEAAGLPLDYVATLPRHRENLLTLAQEQPGLTFVLDHLGTPPAQPDQRDGAWQQWQEQIAALAALPNVVAKVSGIYDAGGPVTPEHMRTVLAAALDAFGADRLLVGSDWPVCTAFGGAEATMRVLLAEVDRLPGDQRYALREGTAARVYGLDA; encoded by the coding sequence GTGTTCGACGCCCATCTGCATGTCTGGGACCACGCCCGGTCCTCCTACGGCTGGCTCACCGGCGCGCCGGAGATCCTGCGCCGCGATCACCTGATCGAGGAGGCCCGCGGGGCGCTGATGCCGTGGGGTGTCGACCGTGCCGTCCTGGTGCAGGCCGACGAGACGATGGCCGAGACGGACTACCTGCTGGACCTCGTCGCCGCCGACCCGCTGGTCGTGGGCGCCGTCGTCTATCTCCCCCTGGAGGATCCGGCCACGGTCGCAGAGCAGATGGCTGCTTCCCGTCCAGGTGTCGTCGGGGTCCGCAACCTCACACACGACCGGCCGGACCCGGACTGGATCCTCGGCGCGGACCAGCGGCGCAGTCTGGAACTGATCGAGGCAGCCGGACTCCCTCTCGACTATGTGGCGACGCTCCCGCGCCACCGTGAGAACCTCCTCACCCTGGCCCAGGAGCAGCCCGGACTGACGTTCGTGCTGGACCATCTCGGCACCCCGCCGGCTCAACCGGACCAGCGCGATGGCGCCTGGCAGCAGTGGCAGGAGCAGATCGCGGCGCTGGCCGCGCTGCCCAACGTCGTAGCAAAGGTGTCAGGGATCTACGACGCCGGTGGGCCCGTCACGCCGGAGCACATGCGCACCGTACTGGCCGCCGCGCTGGACGCCTTCGGGGCCGACCGGCTGCTTGTGGGCAGCGACTGGCCGGTGTGCACGGCCTTCGGCGGGGCCGAGGCCACCATGCGGGTGCTGCTCGCCGAGGTCGACCGGCTGCCCGGGGATCAGCGGTATGCGCTGCGCGAAGGAACGGCAGCGCGCGTCTACGGGCTCGACGCGTGA
- a CDS encoding Gfo/Idh/MocA family protein translates to MTSPAAEPATEPASEQATEQAGLPEHAPDPAYLARPPARTLPIVLVGAGGIARDAHLPAYRKARMPVAAVVDLDAGRAASLATDFDIPATYERLEDAVAAHGTDVVYDVAVMPNAFGAILDSLPDGAAVQLQKPLGYTYAEATALVEICDRKRLRAAVNTQLRFAPHVAAARRLIADGAIGELIDLEVLVRVETPWELFPSVFALERMEMPMHSVHYVDLVRSFVGDPSGVSAVTVAHPHKELASTRTGYLLHYAERPLRVTISTNHDHAFGPAHQEAAVLWHGTEGAIRTELGLLLDYPRGGPDLLEITDGEGWREIEVEGSWFPDAFIGSMGALQRYATGESETMPTSVRDVLRTMAVLEAAHEATLAGGHPLPGPPLCPPLDPPLGPPRAE, encoded by the coding sequence GTGACGTCGCCGGCCGCCGAACCGGCTACAGAGCCGGCTTCGGAGCAGGCCACGGAGCAGGCCGGACTGCCGGAGCACGCTCCGGATCCGGCCTACCTGGCCCGGCCCCCGGCCCGGACGCTGCCGATCGTCCTCGTCGGCGCGGGTGGGATCGCCCGGGACGCCCACCTGCCCGCCTACCGCAAGGCACGGATGCCGGTGGCCGCCGTCGTGGATCTTGACGCGGGCCGTGCCGCAAGCCTGGCGACCGACTTCGATATCCCCGCCACCTACGAGCGCCTGGAGGACGCCGTCGCTGCACACGGCACCGACGTCGTCTACGACGTGGCCGTGATGCCGAACGCGTTCGGGGCCATCCTCGATTCGCTGCCCGACGGCGCAGCGGTGCAACTGCAGAAGCCGCTCGGCTACACCTACGCCGAGGCGACGGCGCTGGTCGAGATCTGCGACCGCAAGCGACTACGCGCCGCCGTCAATACCCAACTGCGGTTCGCCCCGCACGTGGCGGCGGCTCGCCGGCTGATCGCCGACGGCGCGATCGGGGAGCTGATCGACCTCGAGGTGCTCGTGCGGGTGGAGACGCCGTGGGAGCTGTTCCCGAGCGTATTCGCGCTGGAGCGCATGGAGATGCCGATGCACTCGGTGCACTATGTGGACCTGGTGCGCTCGTTCGTCGGCGACCCCAGCGGAGTGAGCGCGGTGACCGTGGCGCATCCGCACAAGGAGTTGGCCAGTACCCGCACGGGCTATCTGCTGCACTATGCCGAGCGGCCGCTGCGGGTGACCATCAGCACCAACCACGACCATGCCTTCGGTCCCGCGCATCAGGAGGCGGCGGTGCTGTGGCACGGCACCGAGGGCGCCATCCGCACCGAGCTCGGGCTGCTGCTGGACTACCCGCGAGGCGGGCCGGACCTGCTGGAGATCACCGACGGCGAGGGCTGGCGCGAGATCGAGGTGGAGGGGTCGTGGTTCCCGGATGCCTTCATCGGCTCGATGGGGGCGCTGCAGCGCTACGCGACGGGTGAATCGGAGACGATGCCGACGTCGGTGCGCGACGTGCTGAGGACCATGGCCGTGCTCGAGGCCGCGCACGAGGCCACCCTGGCCGGCGGGCACCCGCTGCCCGGCCCGCCGCTCTGCCCGCCGCTCGACCCGCCGCTCGGCCCTCCAAGGGCCGAATAA
- a CDS encoding LacI family DNA-binding transcriptional regulator, whose amino-acid sequence MVTLRDVASHAGVSVSVVSRVLNSDPTIRIRPETRERVVESARLLRYAPNSAGRSLRRARTHLLALVVPDVTNATFTDLVNGVEARALDHSYSVLLASSPRMQPGSEGFNRLLNERLVDGVLLQKDDSAPTDLVARALTHPEHTVMINSGPVDGVRTIGLDDVAAGALATRHLLELGHRSIGYVGGVPASDTSSRRQQGVERELGEAGLTLPREHVTTLGYTYRSARDAVRLLLGREPRPTALVVGNVNAGIGALTEAAQMGISVPEELSVVAIHDIWPAITCAPALTTIRLPMGALGSTAVDMLLDGAGADRVDPISRVVEDPAPELVLRASTAAVGT is encoded by the coding sequence ATGGTGACGTTACGGGATGTGGCCTCACACGCAGGCGTGTCTGTCTCGGTGGTTTCCCGGGTGCTCAACTCCGACCCCACCATCCGGATCCGCCCCGAGACGCGTGAGCGGGTCGTGGAGTCGGCGCGGCTGCTGCGCTACGCGCCCAACTCGGCCGGACGGTCCCTGCGGCGAGCCCGGACCCACCTGCTTGCCCTCGTGGTCCCCGACGTCACCAACGCCACCTTCACCGACCTGGTCAACGGGGTTGAGGCGCGCGCCCTGGACCACTCCTACTCGGTGCTGCTGGCCTCCAGTCCGCGGATGCAGCCGGGCAGTGAAGGGTTCAACCGGCTGCTCAACGAACGGCTCGTCGACGGCGTCCTGCTGCAGAAGGACGACAGCGCCCCCACCGATCTGGTCGCCCGGGCATTGACCCACCCCGAGCACACCGTGATGATCAACTCCGGTCCGGTCGATGGGGTGCGCACCATCGGCCTCGACGACGTCGCCGCCGGTGCGCTCGCGACCCGCCACCTGCTCGAACTGGGGCACCGGAGCATCGGGTACGTCGGCGGCGTCCCGGCCTCCGACACCAGTAGCCGCCGTCAACAGGGAGTCGAGCGCGAACTCGGCGAGGCGGGGCTCACCCTGCCCCGGGAACACGTGACCACGTTGGGGTACACCTACCGCTCAGCGCGGGACGCCGTCCGGCTGCTGCTCGGGCGTGAGCCCCGGCCGACCGCTTTGGTGGTCGGGAACGTCAACGCCGGGATCGGTGCGCTCACCGAGGCGGCGCAGATGGGTATCAGCGTGCCCGAGGAGCTCTCGGTGGTGGCGATCCATGACATCTGGCCGGCCATCACCTGCGCCCCGGCGCTGACGACGATCCGGCTGCCGATGGGCGCACTGGGCTCGACCGCCGTGGACATGCTGCTCGACGGCGCCGGCGCGGACCGGGTGGACCCCATCAGCCGGGTGGTCGAGGACCCGGCGCCCGAACTGGTGCTGCGTGCCTCCACGGCGGCCGTCGGCACGTGA
- a CDS encoding sialidase family protein, whose amino-acid sequence MADIARSRRWLVLLAQAIALLLVAAVVAQPAAAEELTDQVTVYSDTSFGDGDGIRTPDVITTSPNNVVVAWREGNTDGQFDNGEVRYSRSTDGGATWTSPAVLAPKDSTYGWHYVILYRVGSDLYAFLGRTPASSYNGMPVTSFMKRSTDGGATWSNWNADFSGVPSGFVIAGRPMYQDGYHIAPFWNDGRVAVMRSTDLVTWTAGAYAPDPLNTKSGENQLVVDQDDPDKLIMFSRVAAPAEDYVTGPVYMSRTESTNGGLTWSSLVYDSSIPNMGTKGYVTQDSTGRYVAVYNTMGGIFPSPLETRPAHWRSILNYKVKEPDQPWGPGRFLADEPPVVDRPHSAGWDTYAMGDEYAPGKYYIVWESDTAGVELIKLDLDQSFTGANENWDTIGNWSVTPAGGSATVSSGRLNLANNDSTWTTVGREQAPLHGFVGAFRGRIATGGPLNTSSGIGANLGMEVVGGDWTLALSAQSDGVYARVAGGSAWVRVLAASIGTGDHQYRVTVDEAGTARLYLDSVDTGVEWSTPASTTSLGIQLFASGTSTEPASASVDWFSVEDNIVSTTWDDLSGWVPFGAGGTVSQGELIVSSPTSGQNAVTAFVNTRCDFSVDFRAEVTDYSTLDPSNGRGASLALMVANDSRRLMLSIQHDGVYAIPKGETHWTRIYALSNAGSLASWRVDTSSGGEARLYRNGVDTGAHWTIQDSDIDPQVRLWSSTNSADTSAFAMDWIRTTCEIR is encoded by the coding sequence ATGGCAGACATCGCTCGATCGAGACGGTGGCTTGTGCTACTTGCACAGGCGATCGCCCTCTTGCTGGTGGCAGCGGTGGTGGCACAGCCGGCGGCAGCAGAGGAGCTCACAGATCAGGTCACCGTCTACTCGGACACAAGCTTCGGAGACGGTGATGGCATCCGAACTCCCGATGTGATCACCACGAGTCCGAACAATGTCGTCGTGGCCTGGCGTGAGGGCAACACCGATGGTCAGTTCGACAACGGTGAGGTTCGGTACTCACGCAGCACGGATGGCGGGGCGACCTGGACCTCGCCCGCCGTCCTGGCCCCCAAAGACTCAACCTACGGCTGGCACTACGTCATCCTCTACCGGGTCGGGTCCGACCTCTACGCGTTCCTCGGCCGCACACCCGCGAGCTCGTACAACGGGATGCCGGTGACGAGTTTCATGAAGCGAAGCACCGACGGCGGCGCGACTTGGTCGAACTGGAACGCCGACTTCTCGGGGGTTCCTTCCGGATTTGTCATCGCGGGGCGGCCGATGTACCAGGATGGCTACCACATCGCGCCGTTCTGGAATGATGGACGAGTAGCTGTGATGCGGTCGACCGACTTGGTGACGTGGACCGCTGGCGCCTACGCCCCTGACCCGTTGAACACCAAGTCGGGCGAGAACCAGCTGGTCGTGGATCAGGACGACCCCGACAAGCTCATCATGTTCAGCCGTGTGGCAGCGCCCGCTGAGGACTATGTGACTGGTCCGGTCTACATGTCTCGCACCGAGAGCACTAACGGCGGTCTCACGTGGAGCAGCCTTGTCTACGACAGCAGCATCCCCAACATGGGGACCAAGGGATACGTCACGCAGGACTCCACCGGTCGCTACGTGGCCGTGTACAACACCATGGGTGGCATCTTCCCGAGCCCGCTAGAGACACGGCCCGCGCACTGGCGTTCGATACTCAACTACAAGGTGAAGGAGCCGGACCAGCCGTGGGGTCCGGGTCGATTCCTTGCCGACGAGCCGCCCGTCGTGGATCGCCCGCACAGCGCCGGCTGGGACACGTACGCCATGGGTGACGAGTATGCGCCCGGCAAGTACTACATCGTCTGGGAGAGCGACACGGCTGGTGTCGAGCTGATCAAGCTGGATCTCGACCAGTCGTTTACAGGCGCGAACGAGAACTGGGACACGATCGGGAACTGGAGCGTGACGCCGGCGGGCGGCTCGGCAACGGTGTCGTCCGGACGATTGAATCTCGCGAACAACGATTCCACCTGGACGACCGTCGGCCGCGAGCAGGCTCCGCTGCACGGTTTTGTGGGTGCTTTCCGCGGGCGGATCGCGACGGGTGGTCCTCTGAATACCAGCAGCGGCATCGGAGCCAACCTCGGCATGGAGGTCGTCGGTGGTGATTGGACCCTTGCCCTGTCTGCGCAGTCCGACGGTGTCTACGCCCGAGTTGCGGGTGGCTCGGCTTGGGTCCGAGTCCTGGCGGCATCCATCGGTACCGGTGATCATCAGTACCGTGTCACCGTCGACGAAGCCGGCACCGCGCGGCTCTACCTCGACTCTGTTGACACTGGTGTTGAGTGGTCCACTCCTGCATCAACGACCAGTCTCGGCATTCAGCTCTTCGCATCCGGGACCTCGACGGAGCCCGCCTCTGCAAGCGTCGACTGGTTCAGTGTCGAGGACAACATCGTCTCCACGACCTGGGACGATCTGTCGGGCTGGGTGCCGTTCGGCGCGGGAGGGACTGTCTCACAGGGCGAGCTCATCGTCTCGAGTCCAACCTCCGGCCAGAACGCGGTCACCGCTTTCGTCAACACCAGATGTGACTTCAGTGTGGACTTCCGGGCGGAGGTCACCGACTACAGCACGCTGGATCCGTCGAATGGACGGGGTGCGAGCCTGGCTCTGATGGTCGCGAATGACAGTCGTCGGTTGATGCTCTCGATTCAGCACGACGGCGTCTACGCCATACCCAAGGGCGAGACGCACTGGACGCGGATCTACGCTCTGTCCAATGCCGGCTCGCTCGCATCCTGGCGGGTTGACACCTCCAGCGGTGGCGAGGCGCGGCTCTATCGGAACGGCGTCGACACCGGTGCGCACTGGACGATCCAGGACTCAGACATCGACCCTCAGGTGAGGCTCTGGTCGTCAACGAATAGCGCAGACACCTCGGCGTTCGCCATGGACTGGATTAGAACGACCTGCGAAATCCGATGA
- a CDS encoding hydroxyacid dehydrogenase, with translation MTPAAVERGERVAVLMSTGLIERIFSARDRSRLRAAGAVRLPAVDAIGLPDLTAIGPETEVVVTGWDSPALAVEILDHAPKLRLIAHTGGSIRAIVPAEVYDRGVAVTTVSAVLADAVAEFTAMAMIAGLRRATLLHERMRRGDDWESLAAEAPGRLLRAQTVGLVGASRVGRAVIGLLAGFGCRVLVSDPFLTPDDASQLGVELVTFHNLLTLSDVVSLHAPVLPETRRMIGAAELARMRDGALLINTARAALLDASAVLNAVRSGRLSAVLDVFDQEPLPPDSPWRHLENAMVTPHIAALTVETLRAQGEAVVDEIERFRAGESLVGEISREMYDRIA, from the coding sequence GTGACACCTGCGGCAGTCGAGCGGGGTGAGCGAGTCGCCGTCCTCATGTCGACGGGACTGATCGAGCGCATCTTCTCCGCTCGCGATCGCTCGAGGCTGCGCGCCGCGGGCGCTGTCCGGCTGCCCGCTGTCGATGCGATCGGCCTGCCCGATCTGACGGCGATCGGTCCAGAGACCGAGGTCGTCGTCACCGGATGGGACAGCCCTGCCCTCGCCGTCGAGATTCTGGACCACGCGCCGAAGCTGCGGCTCATCGCTCACACGGGCGGCTCGATCCGCGCGATCGTCCCTGCCGAGGTCTATGACAGGGGCGTCGCCGTGACCACGGTCTCCGCGGTACTGGCCGACGCGGTGGCGGAGTTCACTGCGATGGCCATGATCGCCGGGCTACGGAGGGCGACTCTCTTACATGAGCGGATGCGGCGTGGCGACGACTGGGAGTCGTTGGCGGCCGAGGCTCCCGGCAGGCTGCTTCGTGCGCAGACGGTGGGCCTGGTCGGCGCGAGCCGTGTCGGTAGAGCCGTGATCGGGCTGCTGGCAGGGTTCGGCTGTCGTGTCCTCGTCAGCGATCCGTTCCTGACGCCCGACGACGCTAGCCAACTGGGCGTCGAGCTCGTGACCTTTCACAACTTGCTGACCTTGAGCGACGTCGTCTCGCTCCACGCACCCGTGCTGCCGGAGACGCGCAGGATGATCGGAGCCGCGGAACTAGCGCGCATGCGTGACGGTGCACTGCTGATCAACACCGCAAGGGCCGCGTTGCTCGATGCGAGTGCCGTGCTGAACGCAGTGAGGTCTGGCCGGTTGTCCGCCGTGCTCGATGTCTTCGATCAGGAACCGTTGCCACCTGACAGCCCCTGGCGCCACCTCGAGAACGCCATGGTCACCCCTCACATCGCCGCACTCACCGTTGAGACGCTCCGCGCGCAGGGCGAAGCGGTCGTCGATGAGATCGAGCGTTTTCGTGCGGGCGAATCGCTCGTCGGCGAGATCAGTCGCGAGATGTACGACCGCATCGCCTAG